A genomic region of Barnesiella viscericola DSM 18177 contains the following coding sequences:
- a CDS encoding histidine kinase — MKIIQLWRLVALLLWLVLIGSGCTSRKSEATSIDAINQEIADSFRTHNLDFVKQAISQGKREARDSDAYYNFVVQDIIRYFYTAQLDSVLLSADSVIHYLSGKPYSKLRNDLMIKCMQAKGLYYTQYAFHADSMLFYQKEACRYAERGGDENDRLLSYANLADAYKFGGDLSMSAMTYRQAIALADSIQADTASYIPLYSGLAATYTTLRDFGQSKIWWDKCDRLWNLMTVYDRFNYLNSRGNDYFYQKDYRRALETFLRLDTFLLAYPDMEWEIHFCKANLSDIYLKLHQPEQARPLIAENLAYFGASGYNEMVMSHLHTQQMELALQDGDFGQAEALAARYPYRDDMRSEQGLLRLDFLRRFAGAKHDWKKAFEYEKAYTSLSDSLRSERVRMKIAETRMRYERDATILNQNLVISDKEAELMRIYALLAGVTAIVLVLILFNVYRRKRVKQREEQMLRRIVTMKMENARNRITPHFIYNALNHELLARQEGRPSSLGVLVDMLRQGQSLASVFCTTLREELNFIDLYVAVEGESLGEKFEYRVSVAEGIDLNAVRLPSMMVQIFVENAIKHGLKKKPLDAEKRLTVQVNHRDGAIYIEVLNNGPLPVVQRGGDKSQVGLRVVAQIIQLLNARNKQPMRFELGGYRTPEGEEGCRALLVIPDVYNFDIND; from the coding sequence ATGAAAATAATACAGTTGTGGCGATTGGTTGCCTTGCTTTTGTGGCTGGTCTTGATAGGAAGCGGTTGTACGTCCCGGAAATCCGAGGCAACATCGATCGATGCTATTAATCAGGAGATCGCCGATTCGTTTCGTACTCACAATCTGGATTTTGTCAAGCAGGCAATAAGCCAGGGAAAGAGGGAGGCTCGCGACAGTGATGCGTATTATAATTTTGTCGTGCAGGACATTATTCGCTATTTCTATACGGCGCAACTCGACTCGGTTCTGCTCAGTGCCGACAGCGTGATTCATTATCTGTCGGGGAAACCCTACTCGAAGCTGCGCAACGATCTGATGATAAAGTGCATGCAGGCCAAGGGGCTCTATTATACCCAATATGCCTTTCATGCCGACTCGATGCTCTTTTATCAAAAGGAGGCGTGCCGGTATGCCGAGCGGGGAGGCGATGAGAACGACCGCCTGTTGAGCTATGCCAATCTGGCCGATGCCTACAAGTTCGGGGGCGACCTCTCCATGAGTGCGATGACCTACCGGCAAGCTATCGCTTTGGCCGATTCTATTCAGGCCGATACGGCCAGCTACATTCCTCTGTATAGTGGTCTGGCGGCTACCTATACCACCCTTCGTGATTTTGGGCAAAGTAAGATCTGGTGGGACAAGTGTGACCGGTTGTGGAATCTGATGACCGTCTATGACCGGTTCAACTATCTGAACAGCCGGGGGAATGATTATTTCTATCAAAAGGATTACCGGCGGGCTTTGGAGACCTTCCTGCGTCTCGATACCTTCTTGTTGGCATACCCCGATATGGAGTGGGAGATTCATTTCTGCAAGGCCAACCTGTCGGATATTTATCTGAAACTTCACCAGCCCGAGCAGGCTCGGCCGCTCATTGCCGAGAACCTGGCCTATTTCGGAGCGAGCGGATATAACGAAATGGTCATGTCGCATCTGCATACCCAGCAGATGGAGCTGGCCTTGCAGGACGGCGACTTCGGCCAAGCCGAGGCGCTGGCTGCCCGGTATCCGTATAGAGACGATATGCGGTCGGAGCAGGGGTTGCTTCGACTCGACTTCCTGCGGCGGTTTGCCGGGGCGAAACACGATTGGAAAAAGGCTTTTGAATATGAAAAGGCCTATACCTCCCTCTCCGACTCCCTGCGCAGCGAGCGGGTGAGAATGAAAATTGCCGAGACTCGTATGCGCTACGAGCGCGATGCGACTATTCTGAACCAGAATCTGGTCATCAGTGACAAGGAGGCCGAGCTGATGCGCATTTACGCCCTGCTGGCCGGGGTGACGGCGATTGTGCTGGTGCTGATTCTCTTCAATGTGTATCGGCGCAAGCGGGTGAAGCAACGGGAGGAGCAGATGTTGCGCCGTATCGTGACCATGAAGATGGAGAATGCGCGCAACCGCATCACCCCGCACTTTATCTACAATGCCCTTAATCATGAGTTGCTGGCCCGGCAGGAGGGACGCCCTTCGTCACTGGGGGTATTGGTCGATATGCTCCGCCAGGGACAGTCGTTGGCCAGTGTGTTCTGCACGACTCTGCGCGAGGAACTGAACTTTATCGACCTGTATGTAGCGGTCGAAGGGGAATCGCTGGGCGAGAAGTTCGAGTACCGTGTGTCGGTAGCCGAGGGTATCGACCTGAATGCCGTGCGGCTGCCGTCGATGATGGTGCAGATATTTGTCGAGAATGCCATTAAACACGGGTTGAAGAAGAAACCCCTCGATGCCGAGAAGCGTCTGACCGTGCAGGTCAACCATCGCGACGGGGCCATTTACATCGAGGTTCTCAACAACGGGCCGCTGCCCGTGGTGCAGCGAGGAGGCGACAAGTCGCAAGTGGGGTTGAGGGTGGTTGCCCAGATTATACAGCTGCTCAATGCCCGCAACAAGCAACCGATGCGATTTGAGTTGGGGGGCTACCGTACTCCCGAAGGGGAGGAGGGGTGCCGCGCGCTGCTGGTTATCCCCGATGTCTATAATTTCGATATAAACGACTGA
- the proC gene encoding pyrroline-5-carboxylate reductase — MKITIIGGGNMGGAIARGLAKSDFLTPADITVSNRGQEKLDLLKTYNPQIHTTTDNKAAIQDADIIILAVKPWVLDSVAIDIRNGLDLPRQMIVSVVAGATIERLAALFTSGDAIPAIFRVMPNTAIAIRESMTLFTPYNATPEQVDCVRAMLDSLGKSLLVDESLMEAGTALCSCGTAFAMRYMRAAIEGGVEMGFRAQDAQLVVEQTVRGAAELLLATGNHPEVEIDRVTTPGGITIKGLNEMEMAGFSAAVIRGLKASK; from the coding sequence AATCATAGGCGGCGGAAATATGGGCGGTGCCATAGCCCGCGGTCTGGCAAAAAGCGATTTTTTAACCCCGGCCGATATTACGGTGAGCAACCGGGGCCAGGAGAAACTGGATCTGCTCAAAACGTACAACCCGCAGATTCACACCACAACCGACAACAAGGCGGCCATTCAAGATGCCGACATCATCATTCTGGCCGTGAAGCCCTGGGTGCTCGACAGTGTGGCCATCGACATTCGCAACGGGCTCGACCTGCCCCGGCAGATGATTGTATCGGTCGTTGCCGGCGCCACCATCGAACGGCTGGCTGCGCTCTTCACCTCGGGCGATGCCATTCCGGCCATCTTCCGGGTGATGCCCAACACGGCCATAGCCATTCGCGAAAGCATGACCCTCTTCACCCCCTACAACGCTACCCCCGAACAGGTCGACTGCGTTCGGGCCATGCTCGACAGTCTGGGCAAGAGCCTGCTGGTCGACGAGAGCCTCATGGAGGCCGGCACAGCCCTCTGTTCATGCGGTACCGCCTTTGCCATGCGCTACATGCGGGCTGCCATCGAGGGTGGTGTCGAAATGGGATTCCGTGCCCAGGACGCCCAGCTGGTGGTCGAGCAAACCGTGAGAGGGGCAGCCGAACTGCTGCTGGCTACCGGCAACCACCCCGAAGTGGAGATTGACCGGGTGACCACCCCCGGCGGCATCACCATCAAGGGATTGAACGAGATGGAGATGGCAGGATTCTCGGCAGCCGTTATCCGGGGATTGAAAGCCTCGAAATAA
- a CDS encoding LytR/AlgR family response regulator transcription factor, with amino-acid sequence MEKRIDTVIVDDDNPSIRVLAERLKGYPDVNLVATAGNGEEGWNTVMRYKPELLFLDVELSDTSGLEFLSSLDKHIDWNMKVVFYTSYEKYLLPALRLQAFDFLLKPVSDSELSLIMNRFHLSREETLRSGGQPFQSSPLSQPAQSILITTITNDKLIVRPENIGFFKYDSERKLWRVVLNSLQHFILKHQTTAETILNYAPEFIQIHKTYIININYLYLISENSCTLLPPFNKVSELKVSKMYKKKLLDRFYDM; translated from the coding sequence ATGGAAAAGAGAATTGACACGGTCATCGTCGATGACGATAATCCGTCGATACGAGTGCTGGCCGAGCGCTTGAAGGGTTATCCCGATGTGAATCTTGTGGCGACGGCGGGCAACGGCGAGGAGGGTTGGAACACGGTCATGCGCTACAAACCCGAGTTGCTGTTTCTCGATGTAGAGTTGTCCGACACGTCGGGGTTGGAGTTCTTGTCGTCGCTCGACAAGCATATCGATTGGAACATGAAGGTGGTGTTTTACACTTCGTATGAGAAGTATCTGTTGCCGGCCTTGCGGTTACAGGCGTTTGACTTTCTGCTCAAACCGGTCAGCGACAGTGAGCTGTCGTTGATTATGAACCGCTTTCACCTGTCGCGTGAAGAGACTCTGCGGTCGGGGGGGCAACCGTTTCAGTCGAGCCCCCTGTCACAGCCGGCCCAGTCGATATTGATTACGACCATTACCAACGACAAGCTCATTGTCCGTCCCGAGAATATCGGGTTCTTCAAATACGACTCGGAGCGCAAGTTGTGGCGGGTGGTGCTGAACAGCCTGCAACATTTCATCTTGAAGCACCAGACAACGGCCGAGACAATCCTGAACTACGCTCCCGAGTTCATTCAGATTCATAAAACGTATATCATCAACATCAACTATCTTTACCTCATTTCAGAGAACAGTTGCACGTTGCTGCCGCCGTTCAACAAGGTGTCGGAGTTGAAGGTGAGCAAGATGTACAAAAAGAAATTGCTGGACAGGTTTTACGACATGTAA
- a CDS encoding single-stranded DNA-binding protein, translating into MSVNKVILIGNVGKDPDVRYIENNVCVANFTLATTERGYTTQSGVQIPDKTEWHNIVAWRGLAEVAEKYVRKGTQLYIEGKIRTRSWEDQNKIRRYTTEIYVDNMELLGRRDSQSASASTPQAAPAQAQPAGYQTPSNPGFASTGGNSGDDDLPF; encoded by the coding sequence ATGTCTGTAAACAAAGTTATTCTGATAGGGAACGTGGGGAAAGACCCCGACGTGAGATATATCGAAAACAACGTGTGCGTGGCCAACTTTACCCTGGCTACCACCGAGCGTGGCTACACCACCCAAAGCGGAGTCCAGATACCCGACAAGACCGAGTGGCACAACATCGTGGCCTGGCGCGGATTGGCCGAGGTGGCCGAGAAATACGTGCGCAAAGGTACCCAGCTCTACATCGAAGGGAAGATTCGCACCCGCTCGTGGGAGGACCAGAACAAGATTCGCCGCTACACAACCGAGATTTATGTCGACAACATGGAGCTGCTGGGTCGTCGCGACAGCCAGTCGGCATCGGCTTCCACCCCACAGGCAGCACCAGCCCAGGCACAACCGGCAGGCTACCAGACTCCGTCCAACCCGGGATTTGCATCGACGGGCGGAAATAGTGGCGACGACGATTTGCCGTTCTAA